The proteins below are encoded in one region of Sedimentibacter sp. zth1:
- a CDS encoding DUF5058 family protein — translation MKNYSEIANSPVLWFLTALAVGLVLLQTIRFLKKSFLAGKEMGISNERMKTAFVTGSISAIGPSIVIVIGMVSLLIVVGGPTALMRLAYIGNVAYELLAAEFAANAYGVALTDAVIPREVFSTTLWIMAFGCVGWIVVTALLTDKMDKFKNKLAGGAAAMIPVISSAAMLGAYGYLNAGYAISLDKNTIALVTGFLIMLAVTIIYKKTKKKWLNEWGLTFAMVGGVIVAALI, via the coding sequence ATGAAAAACTACTCAGAAATAGCTAATAGTCCAGTATTATGGTTTCTAACAGCATTGGCTGTAGGACTTGTATTACTTCAGACAATACGTTTTTTGAAGAAAAGTTTTCTAGCAGGTAAAGAAATGGGAATTAGTAATGAACGAATGAAAACAGCGTTTGTGACAGGTTCAATTTCTGCCATAGGACCATCTATAGTAATTGTAATTGGAATGGTGTCATTGTTAATAGTCGTTGGTGGACCAACTGCTTTGATGCGCTTGGCTTATATAGGTAATGTTGCATACGAATTGTTGGCTGCAGAATTTGCAGCAAATGCATATGGAGTTGCATTAACAGATGCTGTAATTCCTCGTGAAGTTTTTTCTACTACTTTGTGGATAATGGCTTTTGGTTGCGTTGGTTGGATAGTAGTTACTGCTTTATTAACTGATAAAATGGATAAATTTAAAAATAAATTAGCAGGTGGAGCAGCAGCTATGATTCCGGTTATTTCAAGCGCTGCTATGTTAGGTGCATATGGTTATTTAAATGCAGGGTATGCAATAAGTTTAGACAAAAATACGATTGCATTAGTAACAGGTTTTTTAATAATGTTAGCAGTTACTATAATTTATAAGAAGACAAAGAAAAAATGGCTTAACGAATGGGGATTAACATTTGCAATGGTTGGTGGCGTAATAGTTGCTGCTTTAATATAA
- the ade gene encoding adenine deaminase, giving the protein MGITKADMVIKNVKLINVNTKEIIEHVDIAIKKGRIALVGDASHTIGKNTKIIDGTPYFATPGFIDTHIHVESSMITVKEYAKCVIKHGTTTIYMDPHEIANVLGLEGIKLMIEDGYDIPLRVYSTVPSCVPACPGFEDTGATLSSKDIKKALKFRNVKGLGEMMNYPGVIYGDTEVHKSIASTLKDKKIATGHYSNSEVKGLNAYISTGINCCHESVSKEDAINKLRLGMYVQMREGSAWHDVKETVRSITENNIDSRFAVLVSDDTHPYTLINDGHLDHIIKRAIEEGVDELTAIQMATLNAATCFGMQNDLGSISPGKWADINLISNLKTVNVDKVIFNGELVVDNKELLVNVENIKYPDFSKNTMNIKNPLKPNDFKICADGMSKNVRIMEIIEAKVPTIQRFFDMQVIDNEIKSDIERDLIKIAVVERHKKTGLIGKGFVKGFGFKSGAVASTVAHDAHNLMIIGTNDDDMALAGNKLAECGGGMIVVENGKVIAINPLPIAGLMSEDNVEIVAKRVHEIELGWKKLGCNLISPFMTSALLALAVIPELRLTNKGYIDTVNFKSVSIFK; this is encoded by the coding sequence ATGGGAATCACAAAAGCAGATATGGTCATAAAAAATGTAAAACTTATAAATGTTAATACAAAGGAAATTATAGAACATGTTGACATTGCTATAAAAAAAGGTAGAATTGCTCTTGTCGGTGATGCTTCTCATACAATTGGAAAGAATACTAAAATCATTGATGGAACACCATATTTTGCGACTCCAGGATTTATAGATACTCATATACATGTGGAAAGTAGTATGATTACTGTTAAAGAATATGCTAAATGCGTTATCAAGCACGGAACTACAACTATCTATATGGATCCACATGAAATTGCTAATGTCTTAGGTTTAGAAGGAATAAAGCTTATGATAGAAGACGGCTATGATATTCCATTGAGAGTTTATTCGACTGTTCCTTCTTGTGTTCCAGCTTGCCCAGGTTTTGAAGATACTGGAGCAACGTTAAGCTCAAAGGATATAAAAAAAGCTCTTAAGTTTAGAAATGTCAAAGGACTTGGTGAAATGATGAATTATCCAGGTGTAATCTATGGCGACACTGAAGTACATAAATCCATTGCCTCCACTCTTAAAGACAAAAAAATTGCAACTGGGCACTATTCTAACTCTGAAGTAAAAGGATTAAATGCCTACATTTCTACTGGCATCAACTGTTGTCACGAATCAGTATCAAAAGAAGATGCAATAAACAAGCTTAGACTTGGCATGTATGTACAAATGAGAGAAGGCTCTGCATGGCACGATGTTAAAGAAACTGTTAGAAGTATAACTGAAAATAATATAGATTCTAGGTTTGCAGTTCTTGTAAGCGATGATACCCACCCTTATACCTTAATTAACGATGGCCATTTAGACCATATAATAAAGCGTGCCATAGAAGAAGGTGTAGATGAATTAACTGCTATACAAATGGCTACCCTAAATGCTGCCACATGCTTTGGTATGCAAAATGATTTAGGTAGTATTTCTCCTGGAAAATGGGCAGATATAAACTTAATAAGCAATTTAAAAACTGTAAATGTTGATAAGGTTATTTTCAATGGTGAACTTGTTGTTGATAATAAAGAATTATTGGTAAATGTAGAAAATATAAAATATCCTGACTTTAGCAAAAACACTATGAATATAAAAAACCCTTTAAAACCAAATGATTTCAAAATATGTGCTGATGGTATGTCAAAAAATGTGCGTATTATGGAAATCATAGAAGCTAAAGTACCTACAATTCAAAGATTTTTTGATATGCAAGTTATTGATAATGAAATTAAATCCGACATTGAAAGAGATTTAATCAAAATTGCGGTTGTTGAACGCCATAAAAAAACAGGCTTAATAGGCAAAGGCTTTGTAAAAGGCTTTGGGTTTAAATCAGGAGCTGTTGCATCTACCGTTGCTCACGATGCTCATAATTTAATGATAATTGGAACTAATGACGACGATATGGCACTTGCAGGCAATAAGCTAGCTGAGTGTGGCGGTGGCATGATTGTTGTAGAAAATGGCAAAGTAATTGCTATTAATCCTCTTCCTATAGCAGGCCTAATGAGTGAAGATAATGTTGAAATTGTAGCAAAAAGAGTCCATGAAATTGAATTGGGTTGGAAAAAGCTAGGTTGTAATTTAATTTCACCATTTATGACTAGTGCATTATTAGCACTTGCTGTTATACCAGAACTTAGACTTACAAACAAAGGTTATATTGATACTGTTAATTTTAAATCTGTAAGTATCTTCAAATAA
- a CDS encoding beta-ketoacyl-ACP synthase III encodes MSFRVLGTGKYVPSKVVTNDELSTLIDTSDEWIVKRVGVKERRICTTESASDLAYQAALNALENANVKPEELDMILCTTVSGETVSPSMSSMVQKYLGATCPAMDINAACSAFIFMLETAAGYFARKKVKKMLVIGTEQMSRIVDWDDRATCVIFGDGAGALVLGEGDNFLNSKLNSFGGNEVINIPNFVGKSPFYKKEAQDPYIFMNGQETFKFAVNAMCKDLQYVVDDLGLTFDDISMIVPHQANTRIIDFAVKRLKVERERIYVNIDKYGNTSSASIPIALDELNRAGKLKHDDLIAMTAFGGGLSSAACILRW; translated from the coding sequence ATGAGTTTTAGAGTATTAGGTACAGGTAAATATGTCCCCTCTAAAGTAGTAACTAATGATGAACTTTCTACATTGATTGATACTTCAGATGAGTGGATAGTTAAGCGAGTAGGCGTAAAAGAAAGACGTATTTGCACTACGGAATCTGCATCAGATTTAGCGTATCAAGCAGCACTTAATGCACTTGAAAATGCTAATGTTAAGCCTGAAGAGCTTGATATGATATTGTGTACAACTGTTAGTGGAGAAACAGTTTCACCATCAATGTCTAGTATGGTTCAAAAGTACTTAGGTGCAACTTGTCCTGCTATGGATATCAATGCAGCTTGTAGTGCTTTTATCTTCATGTTAGAAACAGCAGCAGGATATTTCGCAAGAAAAAAAGTCAAGAAAATGCTAGTCATTGGTACCGAACAAATGAGTAGAATAGTTGACTGGGATGATAGAGCTACTTGTGTTATATTCGGAGATGGTGCAGGTGCGTTAGTTCTCGGAGAAGGAGATAACTTTTTAAACTCTAAGTTGAATTCCTTTGGTGGTAATGAAGTAATTAACATACCGAATTTTGTTGGCAAGTCACCATTCTATAAAAAAGAGGCTCAAGATCCTTATATTTTTATGAATGGGCAAGAAACATTTAAGTTTGCAGTTAATGCAATGTGTAAGGATTTACAGTATGTTGTTGATGATTTAGGTTTAACATTTGATGATATTTCAATGATTGTACCGCATCAAGCAAATACACGAATTATTGATTTTGCTGTAAAAAGGTTAAAGGTTGAAAGAGAAAGAATCTATGTAAACATAGATAAATATGGAAATACTTCATCAGCAAGTATTCCAATAGCTCTGGATGAGCTAAATCGAGCAGGTAAATTAAAGCATGATGATCTTATTGCAATGACTGCTTTCGGTGGTGGATTGTCAAGCGCAGCTTGTATATTAAGATGGTAA
- a CDS encoding acyl carrier protein: MNFGKLAKIIAEHIECDVEEIKVDSKFEDLGIDSLDTVEMVMELEEELGTELELNEKLATVGDLLAFIQKKVG; this comes from the coding sequence ATGAATTTTGGAAAATTAGCAAAGATTATAGCAGAACATATTGAATGTGATGTAGAGGAAATTAAAGTAGATTCAAAATTTGAAGATTTAGGTATTGATTCACTAGATACTGTTGAAATGGTTATGGAGTTAGAAGAAGAATTAGGTACTGAACTAGAATTAAATGAAAAACTTGCTACTGTTGGAGACTTACTAGCTTTCATTCAAAAAAAGGTAGGATAG
- the fabK gene encoding enoyl-[acyl-carrier-protein] reductase FabK, which yields MIKTPICELLGIKYPIFQGGMAWIADGKLAAAVSNAGGLGIISAMNAGTDYLKEQIDIARNLTDKPFGVNIMLMSPHVEEIAQIVVDEKIPVVVTGAGNPGKYIKQWLDADIKVIPVVASVAMAKLMTRAGASAIIAEGGESGGHVGDVTTMCLIPQVCDSTTLPVIAAGGIADGRGVSAVFMLGAQGVQLGTKFLVAKECSVHQNYKEKVLKATDISTITTGKRLGHPVRSIKNPFSRDYFKAEYSSISEEELEAMGVGSLRLAAIEGDEKKGCFLSGQIAGMITKEQTAKEIIEEIFEETEKILKGANKWVK from the coding sequence ATGATTAAGACACCAATTTGTGAACTTTTAGGCATAAAATATCCTATATTTCAGGGTGGAATGGCTTGGATAGCTGATGGAAAACTTGCAGCAGCAGTATCAAATGCTGGCGGACTAGGAATTATATCTGCCATGAATGCTGGTACTGATTATTTAAAAGAACAAATTGACATTGCAAGGAATTTAACTGACAAACCTTTTGGTGTAAATATAATGCTTATGAGTCCACACGTAGAAGAAATAGCGCAAATAGTAGTTGATGAAAAAATACCCGTGGTAGTAACAGGAGCCGGTAATCCAGGTAAGTATATAAAACAGTGGTTAGATGCAGATATAAAGGTTATTCCAGTAGTAGCTTCAGTAGCTATGGCCAAATTAATGACTCGTGCTGGGGCAAGTGCTATAATAGCGGAAGGTGGAGAAAGTGGAGGACATGTAGGAGATGTAACTACTATGTGTTTGATTCCGCAAGTTTGTGATTCTACAACACTTCCAGTTATTGCAGCTGGAGGAATTGCAGATGGTAGAGGAGTAAGCGCAGTATTTATGTTAGGTGCTCAGGGAGTTCAATTAGGAACTAAATTTTTAGTTGCTAAAGAGTGCTCAGTACACCAAAATTATAAAGAAAAAGTATTAAAAGCTACGGATATTTCCACAATAACTACTGGAAAAAGATTAGGGCATCCAGTTAGAAGTATAAAAAATCCATTTTCTAGGGACTATTTCAAAGCTGAATACTCAAGCATCTCTGAGGAAGAATTGGAGGCTATGGGTGTTGGTTCGCTGAGATTAGCAGCTATAGAGGGTGACGAAAAAAAAGGATGCTTCTTATCAGGACAAATTGCTGGAATGATTACTAAGGAGCAAACTGCAAAGGAAATTATAGAAGAAATATTTGAAGAAACTGAAAAAATATTGAAGGGGGCTAATAAATGGGTAAAATAG
- the fabD gene encoding ACP S-malonyltransferase: MGKIAFVFSGQGAQHDGMGSDLYNNIDLAKNLFEQFEEIKPGTKNLCFNGTKEDLSQTENTQPCLYAVDLIAALCLKEKGIIPDVLAGFSLGELAALSFAGSMSYKEGFEIVCKRGQYMQLSGEENDSVMMAVVKLDNETVENLCKKYNQVYPVNYNCNGQLVVSGLREEMDLFKVDVKEAGGRALPLSVSGGFHSPFMSSAEKKFKSYLDTMKFNKPEIPVYANYTAEVYTEDVGNLLAKQLLNPVLWQKTIEHMIECGVDTFIEVGVGKTLCKLIQKISDKVKVYNVEDMASLEKTLSEVKNA; this comes from the coding sequence ATGGGTAAAATAGCTTTTGTGTTTTCAGGTCAAGGCGCACAACATGATGGTATGGGTTCTGATCTTTATAATAATATAGACCTTGCTAAAAATTTATTTGAGCAATTTGAAGAAATAAAACCTGGAACTAAAAATTTGTGTTTTAACGGTACAAAAGAGGACCTTTCTCAAACTGAAAATACGCAACCTTGCCTGTATGCTGTGGATTTGATAGCAGCGCTATGCCTAAAAGAAAAAGGAATTATACCAGATGTATTAGCAGGATTTTCATTAGGAGAATTAGCTGCATTAAGCTTTGCTGGAAGCATGAGCTATAAAGAAGGCTTTGAAATTGTATGCAAGCGTGGACAGTACATGCAGTTATCTGGTGAAGAAAATGATAGCGTTATGATGGCAGTAGTTAAACTGGATAATGAAACAGTGGAAAATTTATGTAAAAAATATAATCAGGTTTATCCTGTTAATTATAACTGCAATGGGCAATTGGTTGTTTCTGGACTTAGAGAAGAGATGGATTTATTTAAAGTTGATGTCAAAGAAGCTGGTGGTAGAGCATTGCCACTAAGTGTAAGTGGTGGCTTTCATTCACCTTTTATGTCATCGGCAGAAAAAAAATTCAAATCATATTTGGATACTATGAAATTTAACAAACCAGAAATCCCTGTGTATGCTAATTATACAGCTGAAGTTTATACAGAAGATGTTGGTAACTTGTTAGCAAAACAATTACTAAATCCTGTATTATGGCAAAAAACAATTGAACACATGATTGAATGTGGTGTTGATACATTTATAGAAGTTGGTGTTGGTAAAACATTGTGTAAGCTAATACAAAAAATATCTGATAAAGTTAAGGTATACAATGTTGAGGATATGGCAAGCTTAGAAAAAACCTTATCGGAGGTAAAAAATGCTTAA
- the fabG gene encoding 3-oxoacyl-[acyl-carrier-protein] reductase, producing the protein MLNGKVAVITGGSRGIGKAIAMKLASCGAKIALIYAGNSEKAEEACTEIQALGAEVFCFKCDVKDFNATKQTVKDIKEKFGNIDILINNAGITKDGLILSMKEDNFDSVIDTNLKGAFNMIKHTSNIMLKKRSGKIINISSIAGIIGNAGQANYSASKAGLIGLTKSVAREFASRNICCNAVAPGFIETDMTKLIDDQNPLLKQIPLGHMGKPEDVAELVAFLSSDSARYITGEVIKVDGGLAI; encoded by the coding sequence ATGCTTAATGGTAAAGTTGCAGTAATTACTGGTGGTTCAAGAGGAATTGGTAAGGCAATTGCAATGAAATTAGCAAGCTGTGGAGCAAAAATAGCATTAATTTATGCAGGAAATAGCGAAAAGGCAGAAGAAGCTTGCACAGAAATTCAAGCATTAGGTGCAGAAGTTTTTTGCTTTAAGTGCGACGTAAAAGATTTCAATGCTACAAAACAAACAGTAAAAGACATCAAAGAAAAATTCGGTAATATTGATATATTAATTAACAATGCTGGAATTACAAAAGACGGACTTATATTATCTATGAAAGAGGATAATTTCGATTCAGTCATAGATACAAACTTAAAAGGTGCATTTAATATGATAAAACATACTTCAAACATTATGCTTAAAAAAAGAAGTGGCAAAATTATCAATATTAGTTCTATTGCGGGAATAATAGGAAATGCAGGTCAAGCTAATTATTCTGCTTCAAAAGCAGGTCTAATAGGTTTGACAAAATCAGTAGCTAGAGAGTTTGCGTCTAGAAATATTTGTTGTAATGCAGTTGCACCAGGTTTTATAGAAACGGATATGACCAAATTAATTGATGACCAAAATCCTTTGCTAAAACAAATACCCCTTGGTCATATGGGAAAACCTGAGGATGTTGCTGAACTAGTAGCATTTTTATCAAGTGATAGTGCAAGATATATCACGGGAGAGGTAATAAAAGTAGACGGTGGTTTAGCTATATAA
- the fabF gene encoding beta-ketoacyl-ACP synthase II, producing the protein MKRVVITGIGAITPVGNDIDTLWSSLITGKCGIGPITRFDVTEHKVKIAAEVKDFDATQYIEKSQIKKNDLYCQYAIAAATQAMNDSGIENHVEPERLGVYFGSGIGGIMTFSTETEKLLTKGPRKVSPHFIPKLIANIGAGTIAIKYNAKGPCIPIVTACATSTNTLGEAFRAIKHGYADAIIAGGAEAAITPVGLAGFSNMLALATTEDVTTASIPFDKRRSGFVMGEGAGALILEEYEHAKNRGAKIYGEICGYGCTCDAHHITAPDPDAAGATRAIADAIKEANFDNLDNIYINAHGTSTPLNDVSETRAIKQALNENAKTAIVSSTKSMTGHMLGAAGAVEAIVSLLALREGIIPPTIGLYEPDPECDLDYVPNQARKADVKYALSTSLGFGGHNACIAFKRV; encoded by the coding sequence ATGAAAAGAGTTGTTATAACAGGGATTGGAGCAATAACACCTGTTGGAAATGATATAGATACACTTTGGAGTAGTTTGATAACTGGAAAGTGCGGTATTGGACCTATAACACGATTTGATGTGACAGAACATAAAGTTAAAATAGCAGCTGAAGTGAAAGATTTTGATGCTACGCAATACATAGAAAAAAGCCAAATTAAGAAAAATGATTTGTATTGCCAATACGCTATAGCAGCTGCAACTCAAGCAATGAATGACAGCGGAATAGAAAATCATGTTGAGCCTGAGAGATTAGGAGTATATTTTGGTTCTGGTATAGGTGGTATAATGACCTTTTCTACAGAAACTGAGAAGCTTTTAACAAAAGGTCCAAGAAAGGTTTCTCCACATTTTATTCCAAAGCTTATTGCAAATATTGGAGCAGGAACGATTGCTATAAAATATAATGCGAAAGGTCCTTGCATACCAATAGTTACAGCTTGTGCAACTAGCACAAATACATTAGGAGAGGCATTTAGAGCAATAAAACATGGCTATGCTGATGCTATTATAGCAGGAGGAGCAGAAGCAGCGATAACACCTGTTGGTCTTGCCGGTTTTTCTAATATGCTAGCACTTGCTACAACTGAAGATGTTACGACTGCATCAATTCCATTTGACAAAAGACGTAGTGGTTTTGTTATGGGAGAAGGAGCTGGAGCACTAATATTAGAAGAATATGAGCATGCGAAAAATAGAGGTGCAAAAATATACGGAGAAATATGTGGATACGGTTGTACGTGTGATGCACATCATATCACAGCACCAGATCCAGACGCAGCAGGTGCTACAAGAGCAATAGCTGACGCAATAAAGGAAGCTAATTTTGATAATTTAGACAATATTTATATAAATGCACATGGAACAAGTACTCCACTTAATGATGTATCAGAAACAAGAGCGATAAAACAGGCTTTGAATGAAAATGCAAAGACTGCAATAGTAAGCTCTACAAAATCTATGACAGGACATATGCTTGGTGCCGCTGGTGCTGTAGAAGCAATAGTTTCTTTATTGGCACTTAGGGAAGGAATTATACCGCCTACAATAGGATTATATGAGCCTGATCCTGAATGTGATTTAGATTATGTTCCTAACCAAGCAAGAAAAGCAGATGTAAAATATGCTTTATCTACATCATTGGGTTTTGGTGGACACAATGCTTGCATTGCATTTAAAAGAGTATAG
- the fabZ gene encoding 3-hydroxyacyl-ACP dehydratase FabZ, with the protein MNKKEIENILPHRNSMLLLDEVIVDDNNIAHGIINIRGDEWFLDGHFPENPVVPGVVQCEMLAQSVCVLMPKEKINGCTPYFTGLNNVKFKNPVKPGDKFETECEIVKEKVPFVFAKGKGYVNGKLCVVAEFSFALIK; encoded by the coding sequence ATGAACAAAAAAGAAATCGAAAATATTTTACCTCATAGGAATTCTATGCTTCTTCTAGATGAAGTGATAGTAGATGATAATAATATTGCACATGGTATCATCAATATTAGAGGCGATGAATGGTTCTTAGATGGACACTTTCCGGAAAATCCGGTAGTTCCAGGTGTTGTGCAATGCGAAATGTTAGCGCAATCTGTATGCGTACTTATGCCTAAGGAAAAAATAAATGGTTGCACACCATATTTTACAGGACTTAATAATGTAAAATTCAAAAACCCTGTTAAACCCGGAGATAAGTTTGAAACTGAATGTGAGATAGTTAAAGAAAAGGTACCTTTTGTATTTGCAAAGGGTAAAGGATATGTAAATGGAAAGTTATGTGTTGTAGCAGAGTTTTCGTTTGCACTTATAAAATAG
- a CDS encoding M48 family metalloprotease, protein MSSDTVITYEQVRKNQIRTVILIILYIVLIFLLSFTIGYFYDNIAMGAAIGCFIVFVLLPIQIFTGKNTIGANTRWHEANMDDAEEREAFHLVEGLAISAGLRDTPRVYIIPTDVPNAFAGGLSLKNSYVGITRGLLELLDKPETEGVIAHEISHITHRDVLVSTVSIYLMSAVILLGTILLRMSRYGLGHRSRRSNSKDNTAAIFAALAIAGLILSVFIKVIANLVNLAISRKREYMADANAVRICGYSEGIANALTKISNYSPKYSRDQIDSLGGDEMLCMYIFNPKHKIGLFSTHPPIEKRIEILRNMY, encoded by the coding sequence ATGTCAAGTGATACTGTAATTACCTATGAACAGGTAAGAAAAAATCAAATACGAACAGTAATTTTAATAATATTATATATAGTATTAATTTTTCTATTATCATTTACCATTGGTTACTTCTACGATAATATTGCTATGGGTGCAGCAATAGGATGTTTTATAGTTTTTGTGTTATTGCCTATACAGATTTTTACAGGTAAAAACACTATAGGAGCAAACACTAGATGGCATGAAGCAAACATGGATGATGCAGAAGAAAGAGAAGCTTTTCATTTGGTAGAAGGGTTAGCAATATCAGCTGGACTAAGGGATACGCCAAGAGTTTATATCATTCCTACCGATGTCCCAAATGCATTTGCTGGTGGATTATCTTTAAAAAACTCATATGTCGGTATTACAAGAGGACTATTAGAACTTCTTGATAAACCAGAAACCGAGGGTGTAATTGCACATGAAATTTCACATATAACACACAGAGATGTTCTAGTGTCAACTGTTTCAATATATTTGATGAGTGCAGTTATTTTACTGGGAACAATTCTTTTAAGAATGAGTAGATATGGACTTGGTCATAGAAGTAGAAGAAGCAATTCTAAAGACAATACAGCGGCAATATTTGCTGCTTTAGCTATAGCAGGACTAATATTATCAGTGTTTATAAAAGTCATAGCAAACCTAGTAAATTTAGCTATATCGAGGAAAAGAGAATATATGGCTGATGCCAACGCTGTAAGAATTTGTGGATATTCAGAAGGAATTGCGAATGCTTTAACTAAAATATCAAATTATTCACCTAAATATTCTAGAGATCAAATTGATTCATTAGGTGGAGATGAAATGTTATGTATGTATATTTTCAATCCAAAACACAAGATTGGATTATTTTCTACACACCCTCCAATTGAAAAAAGAATAGAAATTTTAAGAAATATGTATTAA
- a CDS encoding LemA family protein: MGYVILAIVVILVLALIGMYNGIIRKKNYIKEAWSSIDVQLKLKSNVLTNLVDTIKMQTKYESETLEKIISMRSMLLSGNKGEAMKANDSVSKMIPSLFAMSESYPELKSNQSFLKLMEDIKNVEDKIAYARTRYNKTVTEYNTSIQTFPASLFAGIFNFKAEETYEISDVERDYSDNLRINQL; encoded by the coding sequence ATGGGTTATGTTATTTTAGCTATTGTAGTTATTTTGGTTTTAGCTCTTATAGGCATGTATAATGGCATTATCAGAAAGAAAAACTACATAAAAGAGGCTTGGTCATCAATAGATGTACAGCTTAAATTGAAATCAAATGTATTGACTAATTTAGTTGATACTATAAAAATGCAAACAAAATATGAAAGTGAAACTTTGGAAAAAATCATAAGTATGCGTTCAATGCTTTTATCAGGTAACAAGGGTGAAGCTATGAAGGCAAATGATAGTGTATCTAAGATGATACCTTCACTTTTCGCTATGTCAGAGAGTTATCCTGAATTAAAGTCTAATCAGTCTTTTTTGAAATTGATGGAAGATATAAAAAATGTAGAAGATAAAATTGCATATGCAAGAACAAGATATAATAAAACTGTTACAGAGTACAACACATCTATTCAAACTTTCCCTGCATCATTATTTGCTGGAATTTTTAATTTTAAAGCTGAAGAAACTTATGAGATTAGTGATGTAGAAAGAGATTATTCTGATAATTTAAGAATAAATCAACTTTAA
- a CDS encoding PspA/IM30 family protein — translation MGVFNRISNLLKGYANNALDSIEDPKIVVEQAIRDLENVKKETTEAVAKCMAEEKKLEALCEEANKKVTLWHNRAANALKANNEDDAKQALEERNNFKAQSEKLKANLDEQSQQVTLLRNSLDEINDRIEEAKRRKENIVAQDRVNQANENVNKVLTKTAKNNVFEELDRMEEKVNSKKFKIESLRELEKDSSKDADFAKYDNNSVTNDDLASLKAEVFGTNVESDLDALKKEIEG, via the coding sequence ATGGGTGTATTCAATAGAATTAGTAATTTGTTAAAGGGTTATGCAAATAATGCATTGGATTCAATAGAGGATCCTAAAATTGTAGTAGAACAAGCAATTAGAGATTTAGAAAATGTGAAGAAAGAAACAACTGAAGCTGTTGCAAAATGTATGGCTGAAGAAAAAAAACTTGAAGCTTTATGCGAAGAAGCTAATAAAAAGGTTACTTTATGGCACAATAGAGCTGCAAATGCTTTAAAGGCTAACAATGAAGATGATGCTAAACAAGCATTGGAAGAAAGAAATAATTTTAAAGCACAATCTGAAAAATTAAAAGCAAATTTGGATGAACAAAGTCAACAAGTTACTTTACTAAGAAACAGCCTAGATGAAATAAATGACAGAATAGAAGAAGCAAAAAGAAGAAAAGAAAATATTGTTGCCCAAGATAGAGTTAACCAAGCAAACGAAAATGTAAATAAGGTATTAACTAAAACAGCTAAAAATAATGTGTTTGAAGAATTAGATAGAATGGAAGAAAAGGTTAATTCTAAAAAATTCAAAATAGAATCATTAAGAGAATTAGAAAAAGATTCAAGTAAAGATGCTGATTTTGCAAAATATGATAATAATAGCGTAACCAATGATGATTTAGCTTCACTTAAAGCAGAAGTATTTGGTACAAATGTTGAATCTGATTTAGATGCATTAAAAAAAGAAATCGAAGGGTAG